The nucleotide sequence CGCCCACCCAGGGAGCAAAGCCACCATCCAATCCAATAAAAATGGATCGTGGAATATGTGCTTTTATAAAATCTTTCTGATTTCTAACATCCAATACAATGGCTCCTGTTGAATTTGCTAAATTTTCGAATTCTTCAGGGGTTAGTTTTTGTGTGCCTTTTGAAATAATCTCCTGTAGATCTGTATATCCCTCTTTATTCATTTTTACGTTTAAGGGGAAATATGCGGGTGGCGGCAACAATCCGTCTGTAACTTCCTTTACAAACTCCTCCTGAGTCATATCTTCACGTAAGGCATAATTCATTTTCTTCTGATTTCCAAGTGTGTCCACCGTCTCTTTCATCATATTCTTTCCACAAGCAGAACCTGCACCATGTGCAGGATACACGATTACCGAATCTTCCAAAGGCATTATTTTTTTTCGTAAGCTGTTATACAATGTCTTTGCGAGATCTTCTTGTGTGATCTCTGAAGCTTTCTGTGCTAGATCTGGTCGTCCAACATCCCCTAGAAACAAGGTGTCTCCGGTAAAGATCGCGTGATTTTCACCTTTTTCATCCTTCAACAAATAGGTTGTACTTTCCATAGTATGACCAGGGGTATGCAAGGCCGTGATCGTGATCTTTCCCAATTTAAATTCCTCCCCATCCTTTGCTATATGAGCATCAAAAGAGGGATTAGCATTGGGACCATAAATTATAGGTGCACCGGTTTGTCTGGATAATGTTAAATGCCCACTTACAAAATCGGCATGAAAGTGAGTTTCAAAGATGTACTTTATCTCAGCATTGTCACGGGTGGCCCGATCTAAATAGGGTTGTGTTTCCCTCAAGGGATCAATTATAGCTACTTCCCCATTACTTTCTATATAGTACGCACCTTGCGACAAACAGCCTGTATAGATTTGTTCAATTGTCATGCTTCAGAGTTTTTACAAAGATAACAATTGTAATTTTTGAGTTTACACCATTTCTATAAATTAATACTATGTATCGAAGTAGATACTCTTATGGATCAGAAGCGGTCAAAAAACGTATAATTTTCACATAATTTTTAGATTTACAGCGGGTTGTTGCATTATCTTTACGCGCATAACGAATATCATTCATGAACAAGATCATTTTTGTGCTAATCGCTCTTATTGCTCTATCCTGTGACACAGACAAACAGCAAATGGAAACTTTAAAAGAGCGTGCTCAATATGATCTTATCACCCAATTACAGCTTCCGGAAGGAACCGTTTTTAATGATGATAGTTTTTCTGTGAATGAAGAGGAGTCCGACCTGGAAGGTGTTCATGCGGTCTATACAATCAACGTTACTGTTAAATCTCAGGATAAAACCGGAAATGAGATCAATAAAACATATACACTTGAATACGAAAAAGTAGGTGAAGGCGGACTCGACCCCAACGACTACGAACTTAAATCCTTTAATTAATTATGAAAAATATTGTTATAACACTGCTCTCAGTGTTCGCTATTTCTTGTAATAGTGCTCAAAATTCTACATCGACTCCTATTACAAATGACAACGCTCGAATCGATTACGCTAACACAATTACAGCCGAAGATCTTAAAACACATCTGTATATTGTTGCCGATGATGCCATGGAAGGCAGAATGACGGGAACGGAAGGACAGAAAAAAGCGGCCGAATATCTCAAGAATTTTTATATTTCTGAAGGAATTCCGGGGCCTGTGGAAGCAGATAATTACTACCAACCTATTCCTGCAAATTACTTCTCGCGTAGAAAGGGAATTTCAGATTCTGAGAATGTAGTGGCTTTTATAAGAGGTTCTGAAAAACCAAACGAGATCATCGTACTTTCTGCTCATTACGATCATGTGGGAACCGATAAAGACGGAAACGTTTATAACGGTGCTGACGATGACGGAAGTGGTACAGTGGCATTGTTAGAGATCGCTCAAGCATTTCAAAAAGCAGTTAAAGAAGGAAATGGTCCTAAAAGATCCATTCTCTTTTTACACGTTACCGGAGAGGAAATAGGTTTATTCGGTTCTAAATATTATACGGAAAATCCTCTGTTCCCATTGGAAAATACGGTTTGTAATCTAAATACCGATATGATTGGTAGGATCGATCCCGACAAAAAAGACAACCCAAATTATATTTATCTTATTGGTAGCGATAAGCTGAGTCAGGGACTTCACGATCTTTCGGAAGAAGTGAACCAAAAGTATATCAATCTGGAGCTGGATTATAAGTTTAATGATGAAGATGATCCCAATCGGTTTTACTACCGCAGCGACCATTATAATTTTGCAAAAAACAATATCCCTATCATCTTTTATTTTAATGGAGTTCATGCAGATTATCACAAACCATCAGACACGCCCGATAAGATCGAATACGAACTGTTGGCGAAACGCACTCAGCTCATTTTTCAAACGGCTTGGGAAGTGGCAAACAGACCCGAAAGAATAACGGCAGATAAGCTATAGTTTACTCTAAGTCCGGTAGACATTTTTAACAAGGGCCGGCTTGCCGCAAGGGAAAACCTGCTCATAAAGCCTTAAGGCTTACGCCTGAAATTCATAAGTGGTAATCATACCTCTATACATCGGTTTAGCTGTGCTGAACCGGACCGAACGTTTAGAAAATGTCCGGTGGACATTTTTAGAGAGGGGCCGGCTTGTCGCAAGGGAATACCTGCTCATAAAGCCTTCAGGCTTACTCCTGAAATTCATAAGTTGTAAACATACCTCTATACATCGGTTTAGCTATGCTGAACCGATGTAAGAATACCTGCTCATAAAGCCTTCAGGCTTACGCCTGAAATTCATTTTTTATGGATTCAATTTAAAAGCAAGCTTTAATTGAATCCATAAAAAAAGCCTTCAACAAATGTTGAAGGCTTTATGGGGTGGAAGACCGGTTTCGAACCGGCGACCTCTAGAACCACAATCTAGCGCTCTAACCAGCTGAGCTACAACCACCGTTTTTCGTTGTACTCTTAAAAAGTAGATCACTATCTCTTAAGAGGACGCAAATATAATTCAATTCTTTAGCTTGTACAATACAATAAACAAAGAAAATTTAACGAAGATCAAAAATGGAATCCACAGCCACATACCGCTCGACATTAAATCCTTCCCCATGCTCTGCTCCTATAAGTCGTCCTAAATTTCTTGCTCTATAAGTAACACTGTCTATAAAGTTAGTCGAAGAAATTGGGGTGTCGGGCTCTTTGGCATTCTCGTCAAAAAACTGACTCCCGTAGGCACGAACAGCCTCTACCTTCTTTTCTAAAAATCCCGTTACGTCTACTACAAAATCGGGAGTGATTTCATTCCATTGTATATAATGATACACATGTTTAGGTCGCCACACCTTTTGATGGTTCCCTTCCAGGATAGTTTCTATCTTTCGCAAACCACTTAGAAAGCAGGCATCACTTACCAATTGGCTACCTTTACCATGATCTATATGCCTGTCTTGAATAGCATTGCACAACACAATTTCTGGTTGATATTTCCTCAAGATCTTTATGATCTCAAGTTGAGAAGCCGGATTGTTTACAAAAAATCCGTCTGCAAACTCCAGATTGTGTCGCATCGCTA is from Constantimarinum furrinae and encodes:
- the bshB1 gene encoding bacillithiol biosynthesis deacetylase BshB1; this translates as MKLDILAIGAHPDDVELGCGATVAKEIANGKRVGILDLTRGELGTRGTAEIRDKESEKAAKILGVAMRHNLEFADGFFVNNPASQLEIIKILRKYQPEIVLCNAIQDRHIDHGKGSQLVSDACFLSGLRKIETILEGNHQKVWRPKHVYHYIQWNEITPDFVVDVTGFLEKKVEAVRAYGSQFFDENAKEPDTPISSTNFIDSVTYRARNLGRLIGAEHGEGFNVERYVAVDSIFDLR
- a CDS encoding MBL fold metallo-hydrolase; this encodes MTIEQIYTGCLSQGAYYIESNGEVAIIDPLRETQPYLDRATRDNAEIKYIFETHFHADFVSGHLTLSRQTGAPIIYGPNANPSFDAHIAKDGEEFKLGKITITALHTPGHTMESTTYLLKDEKGENHAIFTGDTLFLGDVGRPDLAQKASEITQEDLAKTLYNSLRKKIMPLEDSVIVYPAHGAGSACGKNMMKETVDTLGNQKKMNYALREDMTQEEFVKEVTDGLLPPPAYFPLNVKMNKEGYTDLQEIISKGTQKLTPEEFENLANSTGAIVLDVRNQKDFIKAHIPRSIFIGLDGGFAPWVGALIADVSQPILLVVPDGRAEEAVTRLSRVGFDNTLGYLDGGITTWQEAGKEIDTLESVAADTLKSRLRDNVPVFDVRNDGEYAAAHLPRAAHTPLGEINHHLDSYPDDKPFYVHCAGGYRSVIAASILKSRGIHNVIDVAGGFKAIKDAGIEITT
- a CDS encoding M28 family metallopeptidase, with protein sequence MKNIVITLLSVFAISCNSAQNSTSTPITNDNARIDYANTITAEDLKTHLYIVADDAMEGRMTGTEGQKKAAEYLKNFYISEGIPGPVEADNYYQPIPANYFSRRKGISDSENVVAFIRGSEKPNEIIVLSAHYDHVGTDKDGNVYNGADDDGSGTVALLEIAQAFQKAVKEGNGPKRSILFLHVTGEEIGLFGSKYYTENPLFPLENTVCNLNTDMIGRIDPDKKDNPNYIYLIGSDKLSQGLHDLSEEVNQKYINLELDYKFNDEDDPNRFYYRSDHYNFAKNNIPIIFYFNGVHADYHKPSDTPDKIEYELLAKRTQLIFQTAWEVANRPERITADKL